A single region of the Marinobacter nanhaiticus D15-8W genome encodes:
- a CDS encoding protocatechuate 3,4-dioxygenase beta subunit gives MASSRPTSRADLNPTEQLRPSVSRRKALAYLAAAGATAFLPGRASHAQSSSPASPGSCSLINSETGGPFEADGSNGPNVLDDPAVFRSDIRSNLDGSNVQPGVPFTLKMIVVDVANNCAPVVGAAVYLWHCNAEGNYSAYSGMGQDDQTSHTFLRGVQVTDASGQARFTTIYPGRYPGRATHFHARVYSDDSFRTTRRTTQFAFDDDANNRVYASSSHYRGSQNARETTNGQDWLFRDGIAGQLLALSGGPSEGYESTIVVGV, from the coding sequence ATGGCCAGCTCTCGCCCAACGAGCCGGGCTGATCTCAACCCGACTGAACAACTTCGGCCTTCGGTTTCACGCCGAAAGGCCTTGGCTTATCTGGCTGCCGCCGGCGCTACGGCCTTTCTTCCTGGCCGGGCCAGCCATGCCCAGTCCAGTTCACCGGCAAGCCCTGGGTCGTGCTCGCTCATCAACAGCGAAACCGGGGGTCCATTCGAAGCCGACGGTTCCAACGGGCCCAATGTGCTTGACGACCCCGCCGTCTTCCGCAGCGATATCCGATCAAACCTGGATGGCAGCAATGTGCAGCCTGGCGTGCCGTTTACCCTCAAGATGATCGTGGTCGATGTCGCCAACAACTGCGCACCGGTCGTAGGCGCTGCGGTCTATCTCTGGCACTGCAACGCCGAAGGCAACTACTCGGCCTATTCCGGAATGGGCCAGGACGATCAAACCAGCCATACCTTTCTCCGCGGCGTGCAGGTCACCGACGCCAGCGGCCAGGCCAGATTCACCACGATCTACCCGGGGCGCTACCCCGGCCGGGCAACTCACTTCCATGCCCGGGTCTACAGTGACGACAGCTTCAGGACAACACGCCGAACAACCCAGTTTGCGTTCGACGATGACGCGAACAATCGCGTCTATGCCTCTAGTAGCCATTATCGGGGCAGCCAGAACGCTCGCGAGACGACAAATGGCCAGGACTGGCTGTTCAGGGACGGCATTGCCGGACAGCTACTTGCGCTGTCTGGCGGGCCGTCCGAAGGCTACGAGAGTACTATTGTCGTTGGCGTTTGA